A single window of Emys orbicularis isolate rEmyOrb1 chromosome 18, rEmyOrb1.hap1, whole genome shotgun sequence DNA harbors:
- the NAIF1 gene encoding nuclear apoptosis-inducing factor 1, producing the protein MAMASPLAPPAKKRKMNFSEREVEIIVEELERGKHLLINHFNAGVPLATKAAAWHDILRRVNAVATCRRELPEVKKKWSDLKTEVRRKVAQVRAAMEGGGIGQDGAGEGQDGEDPTGATATPVILTPMQQRICNLLGEATIISLPTGDCTAGDGAEIPIAASTTTVTLTQIPAETTYHSLEDGVVEYCTTEAPTTVTAEAPLEMMAHQAEASVKPQELKSRIALNSAKLLQEQRVTNLHVKEIAQHLEQQNDLLQMIRRSQEVQACAQERQAQAMEGTQAALSALIQILRPMIKDFRRFLQSNTPNPSVTADPSHVAQNGQQDGIIQ; encoded by the exons ATGGCCATGGCATCGCCCCTGGCCCCCCCAGCGAAGAAGCGTAAGATGAACTTCTCGGAGCGGGAGGTGGAGATCATCGTCGAGGAGCTGGAACGAGGCAAGCACCTGCTCATCAACCACTTCAACGCGGGGGTCCCCCTGGCCACCAAGGCCGCCGCCTGGCACGACATCTTACGCCGCGTCAACGCTGTGGCCACCTGCCGCCGCGAGCTGCCGGAGGTCAAGAAGAAGTGGTCAGACCTCAAGACTGAGGTGCGGCGCAAGGTGGCGCAGGTCCGGGCCGCTATGGAAGGAGGTGGTATAGGACAGGATGGAGCCGGCGAGGGCCAGGATGGCGAGGACCCGACTGGTGCCACAGCCACACCTGTCATACTCACCCCCATGCAGCAGCGCATCTGCAACCTGCTGGGAGAAGCCACCATCATCAGTCTACCTACTGGGGACTGCACTGCCGGGGATGGTGCTGAGATACCCATCGCAGCCTCCACCACCACTGTCACCCTGACCCAGA TTCCTGCAGAGACAACTTACCATagtctggaggatggagtggtgGAATACTGCACGACAGAGGCTCCCACAACTGTTACTGCTGAAGCACCCTTGGAGATGATGGCACATCAAGCTGAGGCATCCGTGAAACCCCAGGAGCTGAAAAGCCGAATTGCCCTAAATTCAGCCAAGCTCCTGCAGGAGCAGCGAGTGACCAACCTACATGTGAAGGAGATCGCCCAGCACTTGGAACAGCAAAATGACCTGCTGCAGATGATCCGTCGCTCTCAGGAGGTTCAGGCGTGTGCACAAGAGCGTCAGGCGCaggctatggaagggacccaggcTGCTCTGAGTGCCCTCATCCAGATCCTACGCCCCATGATCAAGGACTTCCGTCGATTCCTGCAAAGTAATACACCCAATCCTTCGGTAACTGCTGACCCCAGCCATGTGGCCCAGAATGGGCAACAAGATGGCATCATCCAATGA
- the SLC25A25 gene encoding mitochondrial adenyl nucleotide antiporter SLC25A25 isoform X1 yields the protein MPGPRRSLASPVVSGVLCPCGSPRAGPATLASEAGGRSLCGGPEHRRLHTLFQKLDVNRDGALCVHDLAVGLGQLGLHRTERDLWKIVKAGDKDLDGQLDFEEFVHYLQDHEKKLRLVFKSLDKKNDGRIDAQEIMQSLRDLGVKISEQQAEKILKSMDKNGTMTIDWNEWRDYHLLHPVENIPEIILYWKHSTIFDVGENLTVPDEFTVEERQTGMWWRHLVAGGGAGAVSRTCTAPLDRLKVLMQVHASRSNNMCIVGGFTHMIREGGPKSLWRGNGINVLKIAPESAIKFMAYEQIKRFIGTDQEMLGIHERLVAGSLAGVIAQSSIYPMEVLKTRMALRKTGQYSGMLDCAKNILSKEGMAAFYKGYIPNMLGIIPYAGIDLAVYETLKNTWLQRYAVNSADPGVFVLLACGTISSTCGQLASYPLALVRTRMQAQASVEGAPEVTMRGLFKHILKTEGAFGLYRGLAPNFMKVIPAVSISYVVYENLKMTLGVQSR from the exons ATGCCGGGTCCGCGGCGCTCTCTGGCCTCTCCTGTGGTGAGCGGCGTGTTGTGCCCGTGCGGCTCCCCTCGGGCAGGACCCGCGACTCTGGCATCTGAGGCGGGCGGCCGATCCCTGTGCGGGGGGCCCGAGCACCGGCGTCTTCACACCCTCTTCCAGAAGCTCGACGTGAACCGGGACGGCGCGCTCTGTGTGCACGACCtggcggtggggctggggcagctggggcTGCACCGCACCGAGCGGGATCTGTGG AAAATTGTGAAAGCTGGAGACAAGGACCTGGATGGGCAGCTGGACTTTGAGGAGTTTGTTCACTATCTCCAAGATCATGAGAAAAAACTGAGGCTGGTCTTCAAGAGCTTGGATAAAAAGAATGATG GCCGTATCGATGCCCAGGAGATCATGCAATCCCTCCGGGACCTGGGAGTCAAGATCTCTGAACAGCAGGCTGAGAAGATCCTCAAGAG CATGGATAAAAATGGAACTATGACAATTGACTGGAACGAGTGGCGAGACTATCACCTGCTGCATCCAGTGGAGAACATTCCTGAGATCATCCTGTACTGGAAGCACTCAacg ATCTTTGACGTGGGAGAGAATCTGACAGTCCCCGATGAGTTCACAGTGGAAGAGAGGCAGACGGGCATGTGGTGGAGACATCTGGTCGCGGGTGGAGGTGCAGGTGCAGTGTCCAGAACCTGCACAGCTCCATTGGACCGGCTGAAAGTGCTCATGCAG gTCCATGCCTCCCGCAGTAACAACATGTGCATCGTTGGTGGCTTTACCCATATGATCCGAGAGGGCGGGCCCAAGTCGCTGTGGCGGGGGAATGGCATCAATGTCCTGAAGATTGCGCCAGAGTCTGCCATCAAATTCATGGCTTATGAGCAG ATCAAACGGTTCATTGGCACTGACCAGGAAATGCTGGGAATTCATGAGCGGCTAGTGGCTGGTTCTCTGGCAGGGGTCATTGCTCAGAGCAGCATCTACCCAATGGAG GTTCTGAAGACCCGAATGGCCTTGCGGAAGACAGGACAGTATTCAGGCATGCTGGACTGTGCCAAGAACATCCTCTCCAAGGAAGGAATGGCTGCCTTCTACAAAGGCTACATCCCCAACATGCTAGGAATCATTCCATACGCTGGTATTGACCTGGCAGTCTATGAG ACGTTAAAAAATACCTGGTTACAACGCTATGCTGTGAACAGTGCTGACCCTGGAGTGTTTGTTCTCCTTGCTTGTGGCACCATCTCCAGCACCTGTGGGCAGCTGGCCAGTTATCCCCTGGCTCTTGTGAGAACACGCATGCAGGCTCAAG CTTCAGTGGAGGGAGCTCCAGAGGTGACAATGAGGGGACTCTTCAAACACATTCTAAAGACAGAGGGAGCATTTGGCCTCTATCGGGGTCTGGCCCCGAACTTCATGAAGGTGATCCCAGCCGTAAGCATCAGCTACGTGGTTTATGAGAACTTGAAGATGACCCTGGGGGTGCAGTCACGGTGA
- the SLC25A25 gene encoding mitochondrial adenyl nucleotide antiporter SLC25A25 isoform X3, protein MLQTLWRFLSSLFTRAICQGPAEGKENGARETTPIPDPGDQGPNLLGKPQDRGADPTERRPTILLVVGPAEHFPKKIVKAGDKDLDGQLDFEEFVHYLQDHEKKLRLVFKSLDKKNDGRIDAQEIMQSLRDLGVKISEQQAEKILKSMDKNGTMTIDWNEWRDYHLLHPVENIPEIILYWKHSTIFDVGENLTVPDEFTVEERQTGMWWRHLVAGGGAGAVSRTCTAPLDRLKVLMQVHASRSNNMCIVGGFTHMIREGGPKSLWRGNGINVLKIAPESAIKFMAYEQIKRFIGTDQEMLGIHERLVAGSLAGVIAQSSIYPMEVLKTRMALRKTGQYSGMLDCAKNILSKEGMAAFYKGYIPNMLGIIPYAGIDLAVYETLKNTWLQRYAVNSADPGVFVLLACGTISSTCGQLASYPLALVRTRMQAQASVEGAPEVTMRGLFKHILKTEGAFGLYRGLAPNFMKVIPAVSISYVVYENLKMTLGVQSR, encoded by the exons ATGCTGCAGACCCTCTGGCGTTTTCTGTCCAGCCTCTTTACCAGGGCCATATGCCAAGGTCCTGCAGAAGGAAAAGAGAATGGGGCCAGAGAGACGACCCCAATTCCAGACCCAGGGGACCAGGGGCCAAACCTGTTGGGGAAGCCACAGGACAGAGGGGCTGATCCCACTGAAAGGAGACCAACTATCTTACTGGTGGTTGGACCCGCAGAGCATTTTCCAAAG AAAATTGTGAAAGCTGGAGACAAGGACCTGGATGGGCAGCTGGACTTTGAGGAGTTTGTTCACTATCTCCAAGATCATGAGAAAAAACTGAGGCTGGTCTTCAAGAGCTTGGATAAAAAGAATGATG GCCGTATCGATGCCCAGGAGATCATGCAATCCCTCCGGGACCTGGGAGTCAAGATCTCTGAACAGCAGGCTGAGAAGATCCTCAAGAG CATGGATAAAAATGGAACTATGACAATTGACTGGAACGAGTGGCGAGACTATCACCTGCTGCATCCAGTGGAGAACATTCCTGAGATCATCCTGTACTGGAAGCACTCAacg ATCTTTGACGTGGGAGAGAATCTGACAGTCCCCGATGAGTTCACAGTGGAAGAGAGGCAGACGGGCATGTGGTGGAGACATCTGGTCGCGGGTGGAGGTGCAGGTGCAGTGTCCAGAACCTGCACAGCTCCATTGGACCGGCTGAAAGTGCTCATGCAG gTCCATGCCTCCCGCAGTAACAACATGTGCATCGTTGGTGGCTTTACCCATATGATCCGAGAGGGCGGGCCCAAGTCGCTGTGGCGGGGGAATGGCATCAATGTCCTGAAGATTGCGCCAGAGTCTGCCATCAAATTCATGGCTTATGAGCAG ATCAAACGGTTCATTGGCACTGACCAGGAAATGCTGGGAATTCATGAGCGGCTAGTGGCTGGTTCTCTGGCAGGGGTCATTGCTCAGAGCAGCATCTACCCAATGGAG GTTCTGAAGACCCGAATGGCCTTGCGGAAGACAGGACAGTATTCAGGCATGCTGGACTGTGCCAAGAACATCCTCTCCAAGGAAGGAATGGCTGCCTTCTACAAAGGCTACATCCCCAACATGCTAGGAATCATTCCATACGCTGGTATTGACCTGGCAGTCTATGAG ACGTTAAAAAATACCTGGTTACAACGCTATGCTGTGAACAGTGCTGACCCTGGAGTGTTTGTTCTCCTTGCTTGTGGCACCATCTCCAGCACCTGTGGGCAGCTGGCCAGTTATCCCCTGGCTCTTGTGAGAACACGCATGCAGGCTCAAG CTTCAGTGGAGGGAGCTCCAGAGGTGACAATGAGGGGACTCTTCAAACACATTCTAAAGACAGAGGGAGCATTTGGCCTCTATCGGGGTCTGGCCCCGAACTTCATGAAGGTGATCCCAGCCGTAAGCATCAGCTACGTGGTTTATGAGAACTTGAAGATGACCCTGGGGGTGCAGTCACGGTGA
- the SLC25A25 gene encoding mitochondrial adenyl nucleotide antiporter SLC25A25 isoform X2 yields MLQTLWRFLSSLFTRAICQGPAEGKENGARETTPIPDPGDQGPNLLGKPQDRGADPTERRPTILLVVGPAEHFPKKIVKAGDKDLDGQLDFEEFVHYLQDHEKKLRLVFKSLDKKNDGRIDAQEIMQSLRDLGVKISEQQAEKILKRIRTGHFWGPVTYMDKNGTMTIDWNEWRDYHLLHPVENIPEIILYWKHSTIFDVGENLTVPDEFTVEERQTGMWWRHLVAGGGAGAVSRTCTAPLDRLKVLMQVHASRSNNMCIVGGFTHMIREGGPKSLWRGNGINVLKIAPESAIKFMAYEQIKRFIGTDQEMLGIHERLVAGSLAGVIAQSSIYPMEVLKTRMALRKTGQYSGMLDCAKNILSKEGMAAFYKGYIPNMLGIIPYAGIDLAVYETLKNTWLQRYAVNSADPGVFVLLACGTISSTCGQLASYPLALVRTRMQAQASVEGAPEVTMRGLFKHILKTEGAFGLYRGLAPNFMKVIPAVSISYVVYENLKMTLGVQSR; encoded by the exons ATGCTGCAGACCCTCTGGCGTTTTCTGTCCAGCCTCTTTACCAGGGCCATATGCCAAGGTCCTGCAGAAGGAAAAGAGAATGGGGCCAGAGAGACGACCCCAATTCCAGACCCAGGGGACCAGGGGCCAAACCTGTTGGGGAAGCCACAGGACAGAGGGGCTGATCCCACTGAAAGGAGACCAACTATCTTACTGGTGGTTGGACCCGCAGAGCATTTTCCAAAG AAAATTGTGAAAGCTGGAGACAAGGACCTGGATGGGCAGCTGGACTTTGAGGAGTTTGTTCACTATCTCCAAGATCATGAGAAAAAACTGAGGCTGGTCTTCAAGAGCTTGGATAAAAAGAATGATG GCCGTATCGATGCCCAGGAGATCATGCAATCCCTCCGGGACCTGGGAGTCAAGATCTCTGAACAGCAGGCTGAGAAGATCCTCAAGAG AATAAGGACAGGCCATTTCTGGGGTCCTGTCACCTA CATGGATAAAAATGGAACTATGACAATTGACTGGAACGAGTGGCGAGACTATCACCTGCTGCATCCAGTGGAGAACATTCCTGAGATCATCCTGTACTGGAAGCACTCAacg ATCTTTGACGTGGGAGAGAATCTGACAGTCCCCGATGAGTTCACAGTGGAAGAGAGGCAGACGGGCATGTGGTGGAGACATCTGGTCGCGGGTGGAGGTGCAGGTGCAGTGTCCAGAACCTGCACAGCTCCATTGGACCGGCTGAAAGTGCTCATGCAG gTCCATGCCTCCCGCAGTAACAACATGTGCATCGTTGGTGGCTTTACCCATATGATCCGAGAGGGCGGGCCCAAGTCGCTGTGGCGGGGGAATGGCATCAATGTCCTGAAGATTGCGCCAGAGTCTGCCATCAAATTCATGGCTTATGAGCAG ATCAAACGGTTCATTGGCACTGACCAGGAAATGCTGGGAATTCATGAGCGGCTAGTGGCTGGTTCTCTGGCAGGGGTCATTGCTCAGAGCAGCATCTACCCAATGGAG GTTCTGAAGACCCGAATGGCCTTGCGGAAGACAGGACAGTATTCAGGCATGCTGGACTGTGCCAAGAACATCCTCTCCAAGGAAGGAATGGCTGCCTTCTACAAAGGCTACATCCCCAACATGCTAGGAATCATTCCATACGCTGGTATTGACCTGGCAGTCTATGAG ACGTTAAAAAATACCTGGTTACAACGCTATGCTGTGAACAGTGCTGACCCTGGAGTGTTTGTTCTCCTTGCTTGTGGCACCATCTCCAGCACCTGTGGGCAGCTGGCCAGTTATCCCCTGGCTCTTGTGAGAACACGCATGCAGGCTCAAG CTTCAGTGGAGGGAGCTCCAGAGGTGACAATGAGGGGACTCTTCAAACACATTCTAAAGACAGAGGGAGCATTTGGCCTCTATCGGGGTCTGGCCCCGAACTTCATGAAGGTGATCCCAGCCGTAAGCATCAGCTACGTGGTTTATGAGAACTTGAAGATGACCCTGGGGGTGCAGTCACGGTGA
- the SLC25A25 gene encoding mitochondrial adenyl nucleotide antiporter SLC25A25 isoform X4, with translation MLCLCLYVPVFGESQTEFQYFESKGLPAQLKSIFRLSLFIPSQEVSTYRQWKQKIVKAGDKDLDGQLDFEEFVHYLQDHEKKLRLVFKSLDKKNDGRIDAQEIMQSLRDLGVKISEQQAEKILKRIRTGHFWGPVTYMDKNGTMTIDWNEWRDYHLLHPVENIPEIILYWKHSTIFDVGENLTVPDEFTVEERQTGMWWRHLVAGGGAGAVSRTCTAPLDRLKVLMQVHASRSNNMCIVGGFTHMIREGGPKSLWRGNGINVLKIAPESAIKFMAYEQIKRFIGTDQEMLGIHERLVAGSLAGVIAQSSIYPMEVLKTRMALRKTGQYSGMLDCAKNILSKEGMAAFYKGYIPNMLGIIPYAGIDLAVYETLKNTWLQRYAVNSADPGVFVLLACGTISSTCGQLASYPLALVRTRMQAQASVEGAPEVTMRGLFKHILKTEGAFGLYRGLAPNFMKVIPAVSISYVVYENLKMTLGVQSR, from the exons ATGCTCTGCTTGTGTCTGTATGTGCCAGTGTTCGGGGAGTCTCAGACAGAGTTCCAATACTTTGAGTCAAaggggctccctgcccagctcaaATCTATCTTCCGCCTGAGCCTCTTCATTCCTTCCCAGGAGGTCTCTACCTACCGCCAGTGGAAACAG AAAATTGTGAAAGCTGGAGACAAGGACCTGGATGGGCAGCTGGACTTTGAGGAGTTTGTTCACTATCTCCAAGATCATGAGAAAAAACTGAGGCTGGTCTTCAAGAGCTTGGATAAAAAGAATGATG GCCGTATCGATGCCCAGGAGATCATGCAATCCCTCCGGGACCTGGGAGTCAAGATCTCTGAACAGCAGGCTGAGAAGATCCTCAAGAG AATAAGGACAGGCCATTTCTGGGGTCCTGTCACCTA CATGGATAAAAATGGAACTATGACAATTGACTGGAACGAGTGGCGAGACTATCACCTGCTGCATCCAGTGGAGAACATTCCTGAGATCATCCTGTACTGGAAGCACTCAacg ATCTTTGACGTGGGAGAGAATCTGACAGTCCCCGATGAGTTCACAGTGGAAGAGAGGCAGACGGGCATGTGGTGGAGACATCTGGTCGCGGGTGGAGGTGCAGGTGCAGTGTCCAGAACCTGCACAGCTCCATTGGACCGGCTGAAAGTGCTCATGCAG gTCCATGCCTCCCGCAGTAACAACATGTGCATCGTTGGTGGCTTTACCCATATGATCCGAGAGGGCGGGCCCAAGTCGCTGTGGCGGGGGAATGGCATCAATGTCCTGAAGATTGCGCCAGAGTCTGCCATCAAATTCATGGCTTATGAGCAG ATCAAACGGTTCATTGGCACTGACCAGGAAATGCTGGGAATTCATGAGCGGCTAGTGGCTGGTTCTCTGGCAGGGGTCATTGCTCAGAGCAGCATCTACCCAATGGAG GTTCTGAAGACCCGAATGGCCTTGCGGAAGACAGGACAGTATTCAGGCATGCTGGACTGTGCCAAGAACATCCTCTCCAAGGAAGGAATGGCTGCCTTCTACAAAGGCTACATCCCCAACATGCTAGGAATCATTCCATACGCTGGTATTGACCTGGCAGTCTATGAG ACGTTAAAAAATACCTGGTTACAACGCTATGCTGTGAACAGTGCTGACCCTGGAGTGTTTGTTCTCCTTGCTTGTGGCACCATCTCCAGCACCTGTGGGCAGCTGGCCAGTTATCCCCTGGCTCTTGTGAGAACACGCATGCAGGCTCAAG CTTCAGTGGAGGGAGCTCCAGAGGTGACAATGAGGGGACTCTTCAAACACATTCTAAAGACAGAGGGAGCATTTGGCCTCTATCGGGGTCTGGCCCCGAACTTCATGAAGGTGATCCCAGCCGTAAGCATCAGCTACGTGGTTTATGAGAACTTGAAGATGACCCTGGGGGTGCAGTCACGGTGA
- the SLC25A25 gene encoding mitochondrial adenyl nucleotide antiporter SLC25A25 isoform X5, with protein sequence MLCLCLYVPVFGESQTEFQYFESKGLPAQLKSIFRLSLFIPSQEVSTYRQWKQKIVKAGDKDLDGQLDFEEFVHYLQDHEKKLRLVFKSLDKKNDGRIDAQEIMQSLRDLGVKISEQQAEKILKSMDKNGTMTIDWNEWRDYHLLHPVENIPEIILYWKHSTIFDVGENLTVPDEFTVEERQTGMWWRHLVAGGGAGAVSRTCTAPLDRLKVLMQVHASRSNNMCIVGGFTHMIREGGPKSLWRGNGINVLKIAPESAIKFMAYEQIKRFIGTDQEMLGIHERLVAGSLAGVIAQSSIYPMEVLKTRMALRKTGQYSGMLDCAKNILSKEGMAAFYKGYIPNMLGIIPYAGIDLAVYETLKNTWLQRYAVNSADPGVFVLLACGTISSTCGQLASYPLALVRTRMQAQASVEGAPEVTMRGLFKHILKTEGAFGLYRGLAPNFMKVIPAVSISYVVYENLKMTLGVQSR encoded by the exons ATGCTCTGCTTGTGTCTGTATGTGCCAGTGTTCGGGGAGTCTCAGACAGAGTTCCAATACTTTGAGTCAAaggggctccctgcccagctcaaATCTATCTTCCGCCTGAGCCTCTTCATTCCTTCCCAGGAGGTCTCTACCTACCGCCAGTGGAAACAG AAAATTGTGAAAGCTGGAGACAAGGACCTGGATGGGCAGCTGGACTTTGAGGAGTTTGTTCACTATCTCCAAGATCATGAGAAAAAACTGAGGCTGGTCTTCAAGAGCTTGGATAAAAAGAATGATG GCCGTATCGATGCCCAGGAGATCATGCAATCCCTCCGGGACCTGGGAGTCAAGATCTCTGAACAGCAGGCTGAGAAGATCCTCAAGAG CATGGATAAAAATGGAACTATGACAATTGACTGGAACGAGTGGCGAGACTATCACCTGCTGCATCCAGTGGAGAACATTCCTGAGATCATCCTGTACTGGAAGCACTCAacg ATCTTTGACGTGGGAGAGAATCTGACAGTCCCCGATGAGTTCACAGTGGAAGAGAGGCAGACGGGCATGTGGTGGAGACATCTGGTCGCGGGTGGAGGTGCAGGTGCAGTGTCCAGAACCTGCACAGCTCCATTGGACCGGCTGAAAGTGCTCATGCAG gTCCATGCCTCCCGCAGTAACAACATGTGCATCGTTGGTGGCTTTACCCATATGATCCGAGAGGGCGGGCCCAAGTCGCTGTGGCGGGGGAATGGCATCAATGTCCTGAAGATTGCGCCAGAGTCTGCCATCAAATTCATGGCTTATGAGCAG ATCAAACGGTTCATTGGCACTGACCAGGAAATGCTGGGAATTCATGAGCGGCTAGTGGCTGGTTCTCTGGCAGGGGTCATTGCTCAGAGCAGCATCTACCCAATGGAG GTTCTGAAGACCCGAATGGCCTTGCGGAAGACAGGACAGTATTCAGGCATGCTGGACTGTGCCAAGAACATCCTCTCCAAGGAAGGAATGGCTGCCTTCTACAAAGGCTACATCCCCAACATGCTAGGAATCATTCCATACGCTGGTATTGACCTGGCAGTCTATGAG ACGTTAAAAAATACCTGGTTACAACGCTATGCTGTGAACAGTGCTGACCCTGGAGTGTTTGTTCTCCTTGCTTGTGGCACCATCTCCAGCACCTGTGGGCAGCTGGCCAGTTATCCCCTGGCTCTTGTGAGAACACGCATGCAGGCTCAAG CTTCAGTGGAGGGAGCTCCAGAGGTGACAATGAGGGGACTCTTCAAACACATTCTAAAGACAGAGGGAGCATTTGGCCTCTATCGGGGTCTGGCCCCGAACTTCATGAAGGTGATCCCAGCCGTAAGCATCAGCTACGTGGTTTATGAGAACTTGAAGATGACCCTGGGGGTGCAGTCACGGTGA